CGACGTAGCAGCGCTAATGGGAGGACCTGCGACCTTGGAAACCACAAATCTTGATATTTTTCTAACGGGTTGTATAGTATTACCCTTCtaccaaaataaaataattactattcaAAGAATACCCTGTTGTACAGTACTGAGTCAccatgctcgatactgtacatacTAAAACCTAATAGCATAAATGTTCAAATTACCTCTGAAACATTTTCTTGAGATTCTGTTTGCACCGGAGTGTTCGTGTCAGAGCGTGATGTAATAACACTGGGAGTAACAGTGGCAACAGGCACAGCAGTCAGAGGTGGAACAGTTGTTAATAAACTCTGAGTAGTTTGCAAAGGTGGTTGAATGGAACCAACAGCAGAAACAGGTGGCGTTAGGGGCTGCGGAGAGGCTGTTGGAAGAATTGAACCTCTGTGATGAATCTTGGCTAATTCTTGTTCCAGTTCCTGGAGACGAGATCCAGGCCTCTGCGTTCGAACTTTTATACTCTCTTTACTGGGACTCATGGTTTCTGAACCTGCAGGGGCTCCTCCTGGCGTAGGACTATCCAGAGAGCAATCTACAtgctaaatatataaaataatttttttttttttttaaagtacatgttacatattttattaatttgaaacTTACAGTTTGAGAAAATGCAAGTTGATGAACAGAGCCGTCTGGAGCTAACACAGAAGTTTCATTTGTTGGAACATTTGAATCAGCCAAAGAAGCTGAAGACTGTATTGTAGTCTGAGGTGACAGAGGCCCCTATAAAGAATTATTTACATCAGTTACACTTAGGAAGACACGTTTAATTTTGTAACTgatataatatttcttaagAGATAACTCACAATGCCATGTGCAGTTGAAATTGGCATACCAATATTAACAAGTTTCTGTTGTAAAGAATGCATGTACGCATCACATCCTCCAATCATTTGATGATTATGAGGGGTCGCTGGATAACTTATAGGTGGTGTGCCTACGTTGAGTGCTTCGGACGGCTGACTTGTTAATTGCACAAGTTTCTGATGAAGGTCCGCTATCGTCTGTGGACCTGTTCCACTTGAGACACTGATTCCAGTACTTCCATCAGAAACTTTATCCAAAGAATTCTGTTGACTAAGTTTCCtatgctgttgctgctgctgctgctgctgttgttggtGATGGTGTAACATTTGATGCTGTGCGAACAATGCAGAATCCACAGACTCAACGATGGTATGTTCTGGTGTTATATCATGACTGGAATTTTCAGTCTCCGATAACAGATGACATTCAGCGGCGATATGCCTAacatttgaattaaaaaaaaaaaagaaaaaaaaagaaaaagaaaaattaaaacttatACAATCtggtaaataataaaaattctacgtttaaaatatacataccCAGGTAAACTGGTTACTTCCTGAACTTCTGCTTCCGGTACTTTCCCTGAAACTTGTTGATCCGAaagttttaaatgaaactgAGACTGATCAGATGGCACGGATCCTTCTATATTTTGCGTATCTTGTATAATATGTTGCACAGGTGCAGTTTGTTGCATCTGTGGTTGAACCTGTTGAACGTGCCTGATCGGTACACCCTGTTGTACGATATTCTGATTCGTAGAAGCGATCCACTTTCCTTGAGAAGGCAACGCGTGAACTGGCATTGCTTGAAAACTTTGCTGCGTCATTTGCAATTGAGGATCTATTTGTGGGGCGGTATTTAATTGCATCGGCTGTTGTAATGGTATTTGAGTTTGATGAGGTTGTTGACCAATTTGGAAGGATTGCGGGATTCCTTGCTGTATTATATTAGCTTGGTAATTATGCGACAACTGAGATGATTGCATTTGTACCTGGCTGGCTTCAGGTTGAATAGGTTGAAAATACTGTTCAGATTGAAATGTGGGTTTATAATCGAGTACCGTGGCTCCTGTTACGTTAACAGGTTGATTCGGTTGCTCGTGATTAGTTAAACAATGCGGTGTCGCGGACTTTGACTTTGGATTTGAAAGTATATTTGCTAAATTCTGCGCCAAGTCTGGTAGCGTCGATGATACTTCCTTCGTTTTCAGAATAACCTTTGGAGGACCTTCCGTACCAACAACTTGGTGAACAGGAGCGGATATGTTTGCTGGCGCGTTCACTACATTTTGAGGAATTTGTTGAAGCTGTTGGACTGGTTCCAGAACGGTCTGCGATAAAGGCGCGTTATCTTGTTGAGGAATATGTTGTACATGTTGCACTTGGGGCATTGATAAATTAGGTACAGCCATTGGTTGTTTCTTATCATCGGTGATACTAGCTGTCTCCGAAATCTGCGAATCCGTAGATATATTTGACGTTGTGGAAATATTCGAAATCCTGCGATTTCTTTCATCTATAATTGCTGTTGGCTGCAATTGAGCAATTGGTCCGGAAAGCATAACATACTGTTGATGCTGATGTTGCTGCGGCATTTGTTGAGGGTGGAACTGTTGAAGTGGTCGCTGAGCTTGCATTTGTCCCTGATGTTGGGGCTCCGGTTGAATATGCGTTTGCGTTAGATTTTGTTGCCCAGCCATTTGTTGTTGCTGCAGTAAAACGTTGCATTGCATAGACTGATACTGTGCTTGTATATTGACGCCGTTCAAAGAGTTCTGAGTCTGTAAATCTTTTTGTGACATAGGTACGTTCTGAGGTACCGATTGCATTTGCTGAGGAAGTTGATGCGTCGATCCTTGCACAGTTATATTGTGTTGACTAGACTGTACAGCGCTAACATTCTGCTGCATTTGCGAAATCGTTTGCCCTTGTATGCTGTTTTGAAGACCCAATTGTATCGGTTGAACATTATCCATTTGTTCCACGACATTGTGAACGTTTGCTTCAGTAGTAGATTTTTCAGGAACGGTTGTAGTTTGTATTTCTACAACATTCACTTCTGGCTCATCGTGCTTTGCTTGCATTCCTTCAGTTGCATTAAGCTGCGACGATGAACTTGATTGTGTTGTTATAACATTAGATTTATCTGTATTCTCTCCGCTATTAGATTCTTCCTCTTCATTTGCAGCGACTTTTTGTTCAACCACAGGACTGACTAAGAAACGAGAAATTTTTCGCGTTGGAGCTGGTGCAGTCAACGTAGCCACTTCTGCAGCTGAGGAATCAGCATGCATTTCTTTATTAGCTTCCTTTTCTTGAAGATCAAGCGTATCTTGAACCGTAGGTTCTGCTGATTTTTCACTTGCTTGGTTCCCAGATGAACTATTTATTTGGTTTTGAGTATATGCGCTTGTTTTAGAAGTATCGTCTTTAGATGCATTATGTACTTCTAAAACTGTCTCTCCAGATGTTACAGACATAATGCTCTCTTGAGTCGGATCATTTGGATCACCGGATAAATTAGTCGGTGTTAATGTATCCGTATTTTGAGTGGAAGTTGAAGATCTTCTGGATGCATCGGCTGATGTATTCTCAGTAGTTGTCTGAGTATCAGGTGTTTGGACACTCTGCTGTTTTTCCATAGAGGTGTTATTCGTTATAtgagaaataatttgatcaatTGGCAATAATTTCGTTGGTGTAGATGTGTTGGAAGTTTCGTCTCTCTGCAAACATGTAACACATAATTATTTACATGTAAACATTAGCTTTTAGCATAAAATAACTGGAAGGCacataaataaaacgaaactATGTTAAAAACCAAATGATTATTACAAAGTATACTTGTATTAAAGTACAATAAGTAACACGTTTGAAGGAAAAAATGCAAGCAACTATATTCTTAACGACAAACATTAAAACTGTAACAAAGTATATTTGACACGTTGACCAGATTTGGGTGATGCCTGAATTTCCACAGGAATTCTATCGTTTACCTAATTAGATATATTCATATTAGGTACTTGAATTCCTTTACTTCCTTTAAACGTTATGTTATGAATTATCTATGGGATGAATGAACAAAAACAAAGGAAATGTCGTCATATGATATTGCTGCGCCTTAAAAGATACACAAATGTCCGAACACAATGTATTGCAAAATCAAAAAAGGATGCACAAACGTCCACGACTGATGAAATGTAGGATGTTAGGAAAAGGGTAGAGCGGGGGACGATGAACTCACCGAACGGTGTCTACGATGGACTTTGTACGACGATCGGTGGCTGCTTTGACGAGTTAGCGAGCCATGTCTCACCTGCTGCGTCCAAAACGATACACACCAATTATACCTTCGATGTACACCCTTGTCTTTTTAATTGGATCATGAgatataatatatgtatatatatatatatttctttttcagcacacatttttagaaaatatacTTGAAAAAATATGACGACAATTATTTGTCAAAAACTAAACCAGTCCTGTAGTATGTATTATGGACTTTTGTGTATCAGATTCTTAAGTAGCAATAAATAATACTTGTGACGATATTTTttagttaaaaaattatgattaaaatattctttaagATTATTTTTACGTTCCTATACTTACAAAATGAAGTAATTATTACCTTAGCTGTATCAAGACTGTGGTCACGTTCCCTGGGTCTACGGCTTGTAACTGGACTACCACCAGCACTTTGATCAGGTGGTCCATGTGCTACTAAAGGTAAAGAACGACTGGGATCTAAACGTAATTGTTTAACAATATCTTCTATCAGTTCTACGAATGTTTCGCACTGAGATTGTGGTAATAAATTTTCAGCAAcctgaatgaaaaataaaagaattaaatttcGCGTTTCGTACATTGGTAGGTATTCTTAATTAAATGCTTACCAGATTGTTAGCAATATCGGTAGGTACCATGTCATCTCTATCAAATTTAAACGTTACAGTTTTTTGTTTACTAGTATCTAACTGACACTCGACAGTCATCGATTGTCCTTCATTACTGCTTACAGATAAAACTGTTAGCTTAATGCCAGGTTTCTTGCGTTTTGTACCAGATCTTTTCACTCTAGATCTTTCAGATGCAGCTGCGTTCTCTGCACTTTCTTGAGTTACTCTAAAAGAATACATTGCattaggaaaaaagaaaagttgaGATTGATATGAAGCACCAGAAATTTACCCTTCACTCGATGCTGGTGCTTGTGATGTAACATTCGCATTAGTCAGATTGGATACATTTCCTTGATCTTGAATATTAGGAGGTACATCGGTTGGCAAAGATTGTATAGAATCCATTGTGTCTTGCTTAGACAAAGATGACCTCTCTGTAGTGGAACTCTGTTCcgtatttgaaataaagtgTTGTTGATGCTGTGATGCGGAAACGTTCATTCCAGAGGATATAGGTACAGAAGTGGACACGTTTGAACTTTGTGAATATTGCATTTGAACTAAAACGTTTTGTTGAGGTTGCCCATTTGAAAGAAGCGTAGATACATTTTGCacattttgtacattttgtacattttgCACATTTGGAATTGTGGAAGATATTGCATTCTGTATATGAGTTGCCGATGATGTACTCTGAATATTTATGCTGGATGGCATGGAAACTGGGACCTGTCCCGTTTGTTGCTGTATATAAGTCTGCGATGTGCCAGGTGCAGTCGCGTGAGAATACATTTGAGTTGTGGGTTGactagacgataaaatttccACGTGGCCAGAAGAGTTAGAACTGGTGTACGAATGATATATCTGTTGAGATATATTCTGCTGATACATGGGTTGTGTACTGTATCCTGGAGTTCCTGTGGTACTTTGCTGATAATATTGTTGATTCTGAACTGATGAGGAGCCTACCGAATGCTGATGTACTTGCTGTACATGCTGCATTTGTGGTTGAGAATATTGCACTTGCTGAGGCTGTTGCATTTGTTGATGTAGGTGTTGTTGCTGAGATAAATTTGTATCTGAGGTTGCATTTGTTGTTGCATTTGATGACTCATTTGTTGTGGCACGTTCATCTGATTCAATTGTATGTATTGCTGCTGTTGATGTAACTGTTGCTGCATTTGTTGAGTTACTTGAGGAAACTGTGGTTGAGTCTGAACAGTCTGAGGAGTAGAACACTGGGAAGATGTAGCAGTTAAATTCTGTGATACGTGCTGGGTaaattgctgctgctgcggTTGTTGTTGTTGATATTGTTGCTGGAGCTGCTGTTGATATTGTTGTTGCTGATACTGAACTTGCTGTTGGGACACTTGCGGTACCTGCTGCATTTGCTGCGCTTGCTGAGGTTGAACAACGGATGTTTGCTGTTGCATCAACGGTTGTTGTTGAACTAACTGAACTTGTTGTGGTTGTAAATTATGCTGTTGAGATTGTTGCGCAGCAGATTGTatttgctgctgctgttgctgctgaaGAGGTATTTGGTTTTGTTGTAACTGCATTTGTACTTGGCCTTGAATTTGAATGCCCATATTTGGTTGCatctgctgctgttgttgttgcatctgctgttgctgttgttgttgcagCTGCATCTGTTGAAGCAGTAATTGTTGCtgcaataaattttcattggCTGCATTAGTTGTGTCCGCTTCTCTGTCTAAacgttccttttcttctttggctTTACGTTCTTCTCTTTCGCGTAACAAGGTAGTAATTTGTGATTTCAACATTTTTGCTACAGCCTTTACATCTTCTTCAAGTATCAGGCTAGATTTAGCCATCTCCGAAGCTACCTCTTCCGCGTTGTCAGTTTGAATGTCAAAGTCAAATTGTATCGCCTCGTTCTCTTTATGTTTATTCGTACGTTTCTTCGGATCTAACACTCTCAGTCTAAATTCAACACGAGATAATTCCGCATCAGCGACCGCTGAATCTCGCGAGAccatttctaattttaatccAACATCATCGGCAAAAAATTCATGGTTTAACAAATCTTTAACTAAAGGTC
The genomic region above belongs to Osmia bicornis bicornis chromosome 9, iOsmBic2.1, whole genome shotgun sequence and contains:
- the LOC114873075 gene encoding LOW QUALITY PROTEIN: uncharacterized protein LOC114873075 (The sequence of the model RefSeq protein was modified relative to this genomic sequence to represent the inferred CDS: inserted 8 bases in 8 codons; deleted 5 bases in 4 codons; substituted 2 bases at 2 genomic stop codons), encoding MPRCCNENKSVSSVGTVRNKNTENILLTQSNSFXIGSPLELDEDXPIVEKSHRRVRCDVSPVPTXTSTNLNIKFXTLREDRNTRQDQPSTGSGGYKERKKEVKKRAAIGNTVRGLLSSGHSRQDSIMMYETNRQRSSGGSSLSSLCPKLVASGGSNNQGGISLAVGHLASQESGGPCSVVTTQRIHNHTHNHKRQRKLSVVSQPGTSAHSCGDRKTSNINRSSTTICKKQARVQKTDHNIDTLSITSNGVANNSPSSKKKVLSALRISEKSSSRNPNSPSIEHENDRSFSDAEEAXTATENVFNAPGSNSTPSTPIGRLKSKKSDDDETSVECNISEEGAESTPAVSDKKLDCNEQKEFSKISNVTKKVSANSIEEEIISQTKQKVSSNSSISTKCNNSESRNSRSKSKYVTEKIXTKFKGYKYGEMRDSSTSTDTSTSAASSKSSRKTKRKISNEEFKSTEVTENDNLIKDVTDDKKEDMGQSEECVKSSRFVTSKVSEEIIDTEGKDMDTQREVEEEMTIYDEDDNGTSISDIVAAQALHESLSKLGKVPPIETEMEDVKDTNAEEETXMVKDQKEVVAQEEAVEXFIGPLLDENFKADEKLTQKTMAMEEVQNLLMKVKVQNIEDDDDEEKAIGISPDGRFLKFEEEIGRGSFKTVYRGLDTQTGVAVAWCELQVKKINKTERLRFREEAEMLKGLQHPNIVRFYDYWXVTLTRRKYIVLVTELMTSGTLKTYLRRFKKINPKVVKSWCRQILKGLSFLHSRSPPIIHRDLKCDNIFITGTTGSVKIGDLGLATLKNRSFAKSVIGTPEFMAPEMYEEHYDESVDVYAFGMCMLEMATSEYPYSECTGPAQIYKRVVSGVKPQSYDKVENPEVREIIEMCIRLKKEERPLVKDLLNHEFFADDVGLKLEMVSRDSAVADAELSRVEFRLRVLDPKKRTNKHKENEAIQFDFDIQTDNAEEVASEMAKSSLILEEDVKAVAKMLKSQITTLLREREERKAKEEKERLDREADTTNAANENLLQQQLLLQQMQLQQQQQQQMQQQQQQMQPNMGIQIQGQVQMQLQQNQIPLQQQQQQQIQSAAQQSQQHNLQPQQVQLVQQQPLMQQQTSVVQPQQAQQMQQVPQVSQQQVQYQQQQYQQQLQQQYQQQQPQQQQFTQHVSQNLTATSSQCSTPQTVQTQPQFPQVTQQMQQQLHQQQQYIQLNQMNVPQQMSHQMQQQMQPQIQXLSQQQHLHQQMQQPQQVQYSQPQMQHVQQVHQHSVGSSSVQNQQYYQQSTTGTPGYSTQPMYQQNISQQIYHSYTSSNSSGHVEILSSSQPTTQMYSHATAPGTSQTYIQQQTGQVPVSMPSSINIQSTSSATHIQNAISSTIPNVQNVQNVQNVQNVSTLLSNGQPQQNVLVQMQYSQSSNVSTSVPISSGMNVSASQHQQHFISNTEQSSTTERSSLSKQDTMDSIQSLPTDVPPNIQDQGNVSNLTNANVTSQAPASSEGVTQESAENAAASERSRVKRSGTKRKKPGIKLTVLSVSSNEGQSMTVECQLDTSKQKTVTFKFDRDDMVPTDIANNLVAENLLPQSQCETFVELIEDIVKQLRLDPSRSLPLVAHGPPDQSAGGSPVTSRRPRERDHSLDTAKQVRHGSLTRQSSHRSSYKVHRRHRSRDETSNTSTPTKLLPIDQIISHITNNTSMEKQQSVQTPDTQTTTENTSADASRRSSTSTQNTDTLTPTNLSGDPNDPTQESIMSVTSGETVLEVHNASKDDTSKTSAYTQNQINSSSGNQASEKSAEPTVQDTLDLQEKEANKEMHADSSAAEVATLTAPAPTRKISRFLVSPVVEQKVAANEEEESNSGENTDKSNVITTQSSSSSQLNATEGMQAKHDEPEVNVVEIQTTTVPEKSTTEANVHNVVEQMDNVQPIQLGLQNSIQGQTISQMQQNVSAVQSSQHNITVQGSTHQLPQQMQSVPQNVPMSQKDLQTQNSLNGVNIQAQYQSMQCNVLLQQQQMAGQQNLTQTHIQPEPQHQGQMQAQRPLQQFHPQQMPQQHQHQQYVMLSGPIAQLQPTAIIDERNRRISNISTTSNISTDSQISETASITDDKKQPMAVPNLSMPQVQHVQHIPQQDNAPLSQTVLEPVQQLQQIPQNVVNAPANISAPVHQVVGTEGPPKVILKTKEVSSTLPDLAQNLANILSNPKSKSATPHCLTNHEQPNQPVNVTGATVLDYKPTFQSEQYFQPIQPEASQVQMQSSQLSHNYQANIIQQGIPQSFQIGQQPHQTQIPLQQPMQLNTAPQIDPQLQMTQQSFQAMPVHALPSQGKWIASTNQNIVQQGVPIRHVQQVQPQMQQTAPVQHIIQDTQNIEGSVPSDQSQFHLKLSDQQVSGKVPEAEVQEVTSLPGHIAAECHLLSETENSSHDITPEHTIVESVDSALFAQHQMLHHHQQQQQQQQQQHRKLSQQNSLDKVSDGSTGISVSSGTGPQTIADLHQKLVQLTSQPSEALNVGTPPISYPATPHNHQMIGGCDAYMHSLQQKLVNIGMPISTAHGIGPLSPQTTIQSSASLADSNVPTNETSVLAPDGSVHQLAFSQTHVDCSLDSPTPGGAPAGSETMSPSKESIKVRTQRPGSRLQELEQELAKIHHRGSILPTASPQPLTPPVSAVGSIQPPLQTTQSLLTTVPPLTAVPVATVTPSVITSRSDTNTPVQTESQENVSEKGNTIQPVRKISRFVVSKVAGPPISAATSNQQPQHTEIPKNQLEDLKIYHTDDTQGAPVQVIHSREGSLPPTQMTQPMNVPIMEQLEKDERFWTLTPSEEYQLLIKKQTMELETLQRRHREELERFQQHQLQLLIQQQQQASALHQHHHQHHPMLYHTVTTSISGQTRLPSAEDYLMFNTTPQTPLQKAPSNYPDTDETLRLAMQKLKQTPLQLQPQQATAGIPHAYVIPIPVVPSETMQSVSSQQSGSYTSEVAESLDPTHNPTIINSAQYQFAPVLSDGTNISVSSTGSLVTSIPISSSTGSGGYIQYHENQTLPNFQTFSCTPHGGFFLPAGYRLIYAPPGASQSQSQTQSQTQSQSQSQSQSQPVTPATPHIGSSHDGTPPAEPLQANNDNSTAPLSHTDQ